The Caballeronia sp. SL2Y3 genome includes a window with the following:
- a CDS encoding aspartate aminotransferase family protein — translation MTDINVNRGTFDEVMVPVFSPANFVPDRGRGSRVWDTEGRDYIDFAGGIAVTALGHAHPELLKVLHEQGEKLWHIGNGYTNAPVLRLAKRLTDLTFADRAFFANSGAEANEAALKLARRYAIDKFGPEKIEIISFTQSFHGRTFFTVSVGGQPKYAEGFGPQPQGIRHLPYNDLAQALAAIGDKTCAVIVEPVQGEGGVLPADPAFLKGLREACDKHGALLIFDEVQTGVGRTGTFYAYMQYGVTPDILTTAKALGNGFPIGAMLTTDEIAQHFKVGVHGTTYGGNPLGASIAEKVVELISDPKLLEGVGARSEAIKAHLARINERLGLFKEIRGRGLLIGAELADAYKDRAKDVLNAAAANGVIMLIAGPNVLRFAPSLIMPMADLDEGFARIEQAIEQVVGATAVAR, via the coding sequence ATGACCGACATCAATGTGAATCGCGGTACGTTCGACGAAGTAATGGTTCCGGTGTTTTCGCCCGCCAATTTCGTGCCGGACAGAGGCCGCGGCTCGCGCGTATGGGACACCGAAGGCCGCGATTACATCGACTTCGCGGGCGGCATCGCGGTGACGGCGCTGGGCCACGCGCATCCCGAACTGCTCAAGGTGCTGCACGAGCAGGGCGAGAAGCTCTGGCACATCGGCAACGGCTATACGAACGCGCCGGTATTGCGTCTCGCGAAACGCCTGACGGACCTGACGTTCGCGGATCGCGCGTTCTTCGCGAACTCGGGCGCCGAGGCGAACGAAGCGGCGTTGAAGCTCGCGCGCCGCTACGCCATCGACAAGTTCGGTCCCGAGAAGATCGAGATCATCTCGTTCACGCAGTCGTTTCATGGCCGCACGTTCTTCACGGTCAGCGTCGGCGGCCAGCCGAAGTATGCCGAAGGCTTCGGGCCGCAGCCGCAAGGCATCCGCCATCTGCCGTATAACGATCTCGCGCAGGCGCTCGCAGCCATCGGCGACAAGACGTGCGCGGTGATCGTGGAGCCGGTGCAGGGCGAAGGCGGCGTGCTGCCCGCCGATCCCGCGTTCCTGAAGGGCCTGCGCGAAGCGTGCGACAAGCACGGCGCTTTGTTGATTTTCGACGAGGTGCAGACGGGCGTCGGCCGCACGGGCACCTTCTACGCGTACATGCAATACGGCGTGACGCCCGACATCCTCACGACCGCGAAGGCGCTCGGCAACGGCTTTCCCATCGGCGCCATGCTGACCACCGATGAGATCGCGCAGCACTTCAAGGTCGGCGTTCACGGCACGACGTACGGCGGCAATCCGCTCGGCGCGTCCATCGCGGAGAAAGTGGTCGAACTGATCAGCGATCCGAAATTGCTCGAAGGCGTCGGCGCGCGCAGCGAAGCGATCAAGGCGCATCTTGCGCGCATCAACGAGCGGTTGGGCCTCTTCAAGGAGATTCGCGGCCGCGGTCTTTTGATCGGCGCGGAACTCGCCGACGCCTACAAGGACCGCGCGAAGGACGTGCTCAATGCGGCTGCGGCCAACGGCGTCATCATGCTGATCGCCGGGCCGAACGTGCTGCGCTTCGCGCCGTCGCTCATCATGCCGATGGCCGATCTCGACGAAGGCTTCGCGCGCATCGAGCAGGCGATCGAACAGGTCGTGGGCGCGACGGCCGTCGCGCGCTGA
- the aruF gene encoding arginine/ornithine succinyltransferase subunit alpha — protein sequence MLFVRPARLSDLDELERMARSAAPVLHSLPRDRRALETRVALSEDSFRAEVDFPGEEFYLFVLEDAQSGKLYGTSSIVASAGYSEPFYTFRNDALIHASRELKVNRKIHALTMSHELTGKSRLTGFYIDPSLRTPEGEATAHLLSRARMMYIAANRKRFSSEVFSLMLGVTDDAGVSPFWEAVGRKFFGRDFEQVELESGGRSRTFIAEVMPTYPLYVPLLPGEAQRVLGEPNASTLLAYDIHLEEGFEPDRFVDIFDAGPVLTLAVDKSASASSGELRAVHEGTDTKGAAYLVAAGGAHEFRCIVAELTGTRSDGAALSADACGALGVAEKDTVRCVPLHQASGELQ from the coding sequence ATGCTATTCGTTCGTCCGGCAAGACTCTCCGATCTCGACGAGCTCGAGCGCATGGCGCGCTCGGCCGCGCCCGTGCTGCACTCGTTGCCGCGCGACCGGCGCGCGCTGGAAACGCGCGTCGCGCTCTCCGAAGATTCGTTTCGCGCCGAAGTCGATTTTCCGGGCGAGGAGTTCTATCTCTTCGTGCTGGAAGACGCGCAGAGCGGCAAGCTCTACGGCACGTCGAGCATTGTCGCGTCGGCGGGCTATTCCGAGCCGTTCTACACGTTTCGCAACGACGCGCTGATTCACGCATCGCGCGAACTCAAGGTGAACCGCAAGATTCACGCGCTCACCATGTCGCACGAACTGACGGGCAAGAGCCGGCTCACGGGCTTTTATATCGATCCGTCGCTGCGCACGCCCGAAGGCGAAGCGACCGCGCATCTTCTTTCGCGCGCCCGCATGATGTACATCGCGGCGAACCGCAAGCGCTTTTCGAGCGAAGTGTTCTCGCTGATGCTGGGCGTCACCGACGACGCGGGCGTGTCGCCGTTCTGGGAAGCCGTCGGCCGCAAGTTCTTCGGGCGTGACTTCGAGCAGGTGGAACTGGAGTCGGGCGGGCGCAGCCGCACGTTCATTGCCGAAGTCATGCCGACGTATCCGCTCTATGTGCCGCTTCTGCCCGGCGAGGCGCAGCGCGTGCTCGGCGAGCCGAACGCGAGCACGCTGCTCGCCTACGACATTCATCTCGAAGAAGGCTTCGAGCCGGACCGTTTCGTCGATATTTTCGACGCCGGCCCGGTGCTGACGCTCGCGGTGGACAAGAGCGCATCCGCGAGTTCGGGCGAACTGCGCGCGGTGCACGAAGGCACGGACACGAAAGGCGCGGCGTATCTCGTCGCGGCGGGCGGGGCGCACGAGTTCCGCTGCATCGTCGCGGAACTGACGGGCACGCGCTCGGACGGCGCGGCGTTGAGCGCCGATGCGTGCGGCGCGCTCGGCGTCGCGGAAAAAGACACGGTGCGCTGCGTGCCGCTGCATCAAGCCTCGGGAGAATTGCAATGA